A stretch of Paludisphaera borealis DNA encodes these proteins:
- a CDS encoding SDR family NAD(P)-dependent oxidoreductase produces the protein MMPADAAEGPKVVLITGGRRVGSDLARMLAGRGARVAMTYLHSRETIEATIADVEAAGSEGLAVQADLTDPGQAERAVAETVERFGRIDALVNMASVYRRTPFDALKPADFHQMIAANLAAPYHAAIAAAKRMLAQDARDGIKGKIIQIGDWATERPYKDYLPYLTAKGGLTTMTLALAKELAPHIPVAMIQPAMIDAPPDFSEEEKRAVLDETPLRRFGSSADVNRLIVYLLDETNFVTGVCYRVDGGRFLGVE, from the coding sequence ATGATGCCCGCTGACGCAGCCGAAGGCCCCAAGGTCGTCCTGATCACCGGCGGTCGCCGGGTGGGGAGCGACCTCGCCCGGATGCTCGCCGGCCGGGGCGCCCGGGTCGCGATGACCTACCTTCACAGCCGCGAGACGATCGAAGCGACGATCGCCGACGTTGAGGCCGCCGGCTCCGAGGGCCTGGCCGTCCAGGCCGACCTGACCGATCCGGGCCAGGCCGAGCGCGCCGTCGCCGAGACCGTCGAGCGGTTCGGTCGGATCGACGCCCTCGTCAACATGGCCAGCGTCTATCGCCGCACGCCGTTCGACGCTCTGAAACCGGCCGACTTCCACCAGATGATCGCCGCCAACCTGGCCGCCCCGTATCACGCCGCGATCGCCGCCGCCAAACGGATGCTCGCCCAGGACGCGCGCGACGGGATCAAGGGGAAGATCATCCAGATCGGCGACTGGGCCACGGAACGTCCCTACAAGGATTATCTCCCGTACCTCACGGCCAAGGGGGGGCTGACGACCATGACGCTGGCCCTGGCCAAGGAGCTTGCGCCGCACATCCCCGTGGCGATGATCCAGCCCGCGATGATCGACGCGCCGCCCGACTTCTCCGAAGAGGAAAAGCGCGCGGTGCTCGACGAGACGCCCCTCCGCCGGTTCGGCTCGTCGGCCGACGTCAACCGGTTGATCGTCTACCTGCTCGACGAGACCAACTTCGTCACCGGCGTCTGCTACCGCGTCGACGGCGGCCGGTTCCTGGGCGTCGAGTAA
- a CDS encoding cob(I)yrinic acid a,c-diamide adenosyltransferase, with amino-acid sequence MKIYTKTGDEGLTGVLGSQRLRKDDARIEAYGTVDELNAVLGLARAGGLDPSADALAAQLQDDLFNVGAALADPNPEGRFHNQINDAHVARLEAAIDALVDEVEPMRSFILPGGSLPAAQFHLARTVCRRAERLVVHLAHQPGEHVPSALIIYLNRLSDLLFVLARAVNHRAGVADVPWKPSP; translated from the coding sequence TTGAAGATCTACACGAAAACCGGCGACGAGGGTCTGACCGGAGTCCTCGGCAGTCAGCGGCTCCGCAAGGACGACGCGCGGATCGAAGCCTACGGGACGGTCGACGAGCTGAACGCCGTGCTCGGCCTGGCCCGGGCCGGCGGGCTCGACCCCTCGGCCGACGCCCTGGCGGCCCAGCTTCAGGACGATCTGTTCAACGTCGGCGCGGCGCTGGCCGATCCCAACCCCGAGGGTCGGTTCCACAACCAGATCAACGACGCCCACGTCGCGCGGCTGGAAGCGGCGATCGACGCCCTGGTCGACGAGGTCGAGCCGATGCGGAGCTTCATCCTGCCCGGCGGCAGTCTGCCGGCCGCGCAGTTCCACCTGGCGCGCACCGTCTGCCGACGGGCCGAGCGACTCGTGGTCCACCTGGCGCATCAGCCCGGCGAACACGTCCCGTCGGCCTTGATCATCTACCTCAACCGCCTCAGCGACCTCCTGTTCGTCCTGGCCCGCGCGGTCAACCACCGGGCGGGGGTCGCCGACGTCCCCTGGAAACCCAGCCCATGA
- a CDS encoding TolB family protein, translating to MSFTASVLLVCTALTAQAHGGGGERPLSAEEVAKLESKHITNVRQATFGFFRAGEGYFSPDGKSIVFQAVPNLPESIFLKPRPNQYEYQIFTAELAPGAKPKRVSTGEGACTCAFFAPDGNSLIFGSTHLSPSPAAPKSAAYGRSGSRYRWSFPEGMDIFQADLNGEIIKRLTDADGYDAEGSYSPDGKQIIFTSHRDGDGEIYIMDADGKNPRRITHAKGYDGGPFFSPDGKRIIYRSDRKGDDLLQLFVNNVEGTDERQLTDDKSVNWGPYWHRDGRHIIYATSRHGHSNYELYLMNVDTKAEERITFHDGFDGLPVFSPDGKQLMWTSNGRGTDRNSQLFIADFTLDPAPQTASNR from the coding sequence ATGTCGTTCACCGCGTCCGTCTTGCTCGTGTGCACAGCCTTGACCGCCCAGGCTCACGGTGGAGGCGGCGAACGCCCGCTCTCGGCCGAGGAAGTCGCGAAACTCGAATCCAAACACATCACGAACGTCCGTCAGGCGACCTTCGGCTTCTTCCGCGCGGGCGAGGGTTACTTCAGCCCCGACGGCAAGAGCATCGTCTTCCAGGCGGTGCCCAACCTGCCGGAATCGATCTTTCTCAAGCCCAGACCGAACCAGTACGAGTACCAGATCTTCACCGCCGAGCTGGCCCCCGGCGCGAAGCCGAAGCGGGTGAGCACCGGCGAGGGCGCCTGCACGTGCGCCTTCTTCGCCCCCGACGGCAACAGCCTGATCTTCGGATCGACGCATCTGAGTCCGTCGCCGGCCGCTCCCAAGAGCGCGGCGTACGGGCGGTCCGGCAGCCGCTACCGCTGGAGCTTCCCCGAGGGGATGGACATCTTCCAGGCCGACCTCAACGGCGAAATCATCAAGCGATTGACCGACGCCGACGGCTACGACGCCGAGGGGAGCTACTCGCCCGACGGCAAGCAGATCATCTTCACGTCGCACCGCGACGGCGACGGCGAGATCTACATCATGGACGCCGACGGCAAGAACCCGCGCCGGATCACCCATGCGAAGGGCTACGACGGCGGCCCGTTCTTCTCGCCCGACGGCAAGCGGATCATCTACCGCAGCGACCGCAAGGGGGACGACCTGCTCCAGCTCTTCGTCAACAACGTCGAGGGGACCGACGAGCGCCAGTTGACCGACGACAAGTCCGTCAACTGGGGGCCGTACTGGCACCGCGATGGCCGGCACATCATTTATGCGACCAGTCGGCACGGGCATTCGAATTACGAACTGTACCTGATGAACGTCGACACCAAGGCCGAAGAGCGGATCACATTCCACGACGGCTTCGACGGCCTGCCGGTCTTCAGCCCCGACGGCAAGCAATTGATGTGGACCTCGAACGGCCGAGGGACCGACCGCAACAGCCAGCTTTTCATCGCCGACTTCACCCTCGATCCGGCGCCCCAGACGGCCTCGAACCGCTGA
- a CDS encoding DinB family protein: MSPKDVLRSNLEVSRFIVDGYLADFSDGDLLVRPLPGMNHVAWQLGHLIGSERHFAELVHPGGSPPLPEGFAEAHAKEAAGVDDPSKFKTLAEYRSIWEQQRAATLAALDAAPEADLDKADPEKYPDYAPTISRILLLIGTHPVMHVGQFVAVRRVQGKPIIM; the protein is encoded by the coding sequence ATGTCTCCCAAGGACGTGCTTCGCAGCAATCTCGAGGTTTCCCGATTCATCGTCGACGGCTACCTGGCGGACTTCAGCGATGGGGACCTCTTGGTCCGTCCGCTCCCGGGGATGAACCACGTCGCCTGGCAGCTCGGCCACCTCATCGGCAGCGAGCGGCACTTCGCCGAGCTGGTCCATCCGGGTGGGTCGCCGCCGTTGCCCGAGGGGTTCGCCGAAGCGCACGCCAAGGAGGCGGCCGGGGTCGACGATCCCTCGAAATTCAAGACGCTGGCCGAGTACCGGTCGATCTGGGAACAGCAGCGCGCCGCGACGCTGGCCGCGCTCGACGCCGCTCCCGAGGCGGACCTCGATAAGGCTGATCCCGAGAAGTACCCGGACTACGCGCCGACCATCTCCCGGATCCTGCTCTTGATCGGCACGCACCCGGTGATGCACGTCGGCCAGTTCGTGGCCGTCCGTCGCGTGCAAGGCAAGCCGATCATCATGTGA
- a CDS encoding potassium channel family protein: MADGPETKSKAEAREPTHHAMEHPRPSLFRLKKMGGRYAWLCAILVLAILTGLPLREAGYGDLFGLLVVAILYSGANAATSAQVRRRHYLMMLTPVVAIDLWIMVFGGSDWLAAVGSLFHVGFLSFTGAKILGHIARQERVTLDTILGGVSVFLLIGVIFGYVFSMVETVFPGSLVQNNMQLRPTANASGQIERRPEAIYFSFITLTTVGYGDIVPARSLSRVLSILEALMGQIFLTTFLAFLVGNYLAQREVERVDETTLEDAVALVASEEAAATFEARDDFIGH, translated from the coding sequence ATGGCCGACGGACCGGAAACGAAATCGAAGGCCGAGGCGCGGGAGCCGACGCATCACGCGATGGAACATCCAAGGCCGAGCCTGTTCCGCCTGAAGAAGATGGGGGGGCGGTACGCCTGGCTCTGCGCCATCCTCGTGCTGGCGATCCTGACGGGCCTGCCGCTGCGCGAAGCGGGTTACGGGGATCTATTCGGCTTGCTCGTCGTGGCGATCCTCTACTCGGGCGCCAATGCGGCGACGTCGGCCCAGGTTCGGCGACGTCACTATCTCATGATGCTCACGCCGGTCGTCGCGATCGACCTGTGGATCATGGTGTTCGGCGGGAGCGACTGGTTGGCGGCCGTGGGGTCGTTGTTCCACGTCGGATTCTTGAGTTTCACCGGGGCCAAGATCCTCGGCCATATCGCCAGGCAAGAGCGCGTCACGCTCGACACGATCCTCGGCGGCGTGAGCGTGTTCCTGTTGATCGGCGTCATCTTCGGCTACGTCTTCTCGATGGTGGAGACGGTCTTCCCCGGCTCGCTGGTCCAGAACAACATGCAGCTCAGGCCCACCGCGAATGCGTCCGGCCAGATCGAGCGGAGGCCGGAGGCGATCTACTTCAGCTTCATCACCCTCACCACGGTGGGCTACGGCGACATCGTTCCGGCGCGTTCGCTGTCGCGGGTCTTGTCGATTCTCGAAGCCCTCATGGGGCAAATCTTCCTGACGACCTTCCTCGCGTTCCTGGTCGGCAACTACCTCGCGCAACGGGAGGTCGAACGCGTCGACGAGACGACGCTCGAGGACGCCGTCGCGCTCGTCGCGTCCGAGGAAGCCGCCGCGACGTTCGAGGCGCGAGACGACTTCATCGGACATTGA
- a CDS encoding glutaredoxin family protein, translated as MTSLLRRIFGRKPTAEHLTFTVYTRKQCGCCHKAIDVLEGFRKRYGFRIETVDVDDDPELVAKYDTEVPVVAVDGKVRFRGQVNPALLERLLVAEAARDAAE; from the coding sequence ATGACCTCGCTGTTGCGCCGGATTTTCGGGCGGAAGCCGACCGCCGAGCATCTGACTTTCACGGTCTACACCCGGAAGCAGTGCGGTTGCTGTCACAAGGCGATCGACGTGCTCGAAGGCTTCCGGAAGCGGTACGGCTTCCGGATCGAGACGGTCGACGTCGACGACGATCCCGAGCTGGTCGCGAAGTACGACACCGAGGTTCCGGTCGTCGCGGTCGACGGCAAGGTCCGGTTCCGGGGCCAGGTCAACCCCGCGCTTCTGGAACGGTTGCTGGTCGCCGAGGCCGCAAGAGACGCGGCGGAATAG
- a CDS encoding RNA polymerase sigma factor, with protein MMTRFQTTPFARDLQTLCRLGAVGGVGDGELLARFVAGAGDDRELAFSALIDRHGSMVLRVCLGVLKDRHDAEDAAQASFLILARRARSIRSPGLLGSWLHGVALRTASRARAGTARRRDLERKAGEEVAMREQTENRFAHDEELHEEIDRLPARYKAAVVACDLEGLTHAQAAERLCVPVRTLETRLYRGRDRLRAKLMRRGVGLASVEAALALSKPAEAALSASWKEVTARAAVSILEGASPVASGLVAERVYSLSQSLASGKIGSLAVSAVALLASPGLLVGGAALASRNPAVPDADPPPVAQAPAQPDKKNDAPNLLIVPLPKPDEIKQVLREAAEAAIRLSREEPSPGSSALLMISSAQSAAGDDDGALQTLRAAEAESKGRKIKNPYPSWPCKIAGRLFHMGRKEEALRTLQEAAREVPGVSDNPNENYDAASRLVEIVQSQLRFGDAEHARENVKRIEKIAADGDDRKTRDLAPVLLRQLAVAQTAVGDVDGAFATVDRAAKSDTRLTESRGLLLPVIAYEAMSLDPRDARRVFDRLTKEIEKSKTLEVKQAIQYALVGLLATLGDVAEARRFAREAAAAWGGGPDAVARTEFGLLERIAYAQQGRDDPAASRESFRLAFEVIKGQSRTLEGANNCRQIAAQLAYAGDLDGALRIVESLEPGQEKGMVYPLAAWKLALEGKTDRASELLRKAREDLQANWKELPDDRSRAVAFDPTKAIDALTQTAAVLALAGEVEPALQAARQIPSDDLRGRALAGVVQSRAQAGDLREALKLARGFDSPDDRRRALEHLAMGLAGRIGAEEQLKTPDGVKPKEVR; from the coding sequence ATGATGACCCGCTTTCAAACGACTCCGTTCGCGAGGGACTTGCAGACGCTCTGCCGGCTGGGCGCCGTCGGCGGCGTGGGCGATGGCGAGTTGCTCGCCCGGTTCGTCGCGGGGGCCGGCGACGACCGCGAGCTGGCCTTCTCGGCGCTCATCGATCGCCACGGCTCGATGGTGCTCCGCGTCTGCCTGGGCGTGTTGAAGGACCGCCACGACGCCGAGGACGCCGCGCAGGCGAGCTTTCTGATCCTCGCCCGCCGTGCGCGATCGATCCGGAGTCCCGGCTTGCTCGGCTCCTGGCTGCACGGCGTGGCCCTCCGCACGGCCTCTCGGGCGCGGGCCGGCACCGCCCGTCGTCGGGACCTCGAACGCAAGGCCGGCGAGGAGGTCGCGATGCGGGAACAGACCGAAAATCGCTTCGCCCACGACGAGGAATTGCACGAGGAGATCGACCGCCTGCCGGCTCGCTATAAGGCCGCGGTCGTCGCCTGCGACCTTGAAGGCCTGACCCACGCCCAGGCGGCCGAGCGGCTGTGCGTCCCGGTTCGCACCCTGGAGACACGGCTCTATCGCGGCCGCGACCGACTGCGGGCGAAGCTGATGCGCCGGGGCGTCGGCCTGGCCTCGGTCGAGGCCGCGCTCGCCTTGAGCAAGCCGGCCGAGGCCGCTCTGTCGGCGAGCTGGAAGGAAGTCACGGCCCGCGCGGCGGTGAGCATCCTCGAAGGCGCGAGCCCGGTCGCGTCGGGCCTCGTCGCCGAGCGGGTCTACTCCTTATCGCAGAGCCTGGCGAGCGGGAAGATCGGCTCCCTCGCGGTCTCGGCCGTCGCCCTGCTCGCGTCGCCCGGCCTCTTGGTCGGCGGCGCGGCCCTGGCGAGCCGCAATCCGGCCGTCCCCGACGCCGATCCGCCGCCGGTCGCGCAGGCGCCCGCCCAGCCCGACAAGAAGAACGACGCCCCGAACCTGCTCATCGTACCGCTGCCCAAGCCCGACGAGATCAAGCAGGTACTCCGCGAAGCGGCGGAAGCCGCGATCCGGCTCTCGCGGGAAGAGCCGAGCCCGGGATCGTCCGCGCTGCTGATGATCTCTTCGGCTCAAAGCGCGGCAGGCGACGACGACGGCGCGTTGCAGACGCTCCGGGCGGCCGAAGCCGAATCGAAGGGGCGGAAGATCAAGAACCCGTATCCCAGTTGGCCCTGCAAGATCGCGGGACGCCTGTTCCACATGGGCCGCAAGGAAGAGGCGTTGCGCACGCTCCAGGAGGCCGCCCGCGAGGTTCCGGGAGTCTCCGACAACCCCAACGAAAACTACGATGCCGCTTCCAGGCTGGTCGAGATCGTTCAGAGTCAGCTTCGCTTCGGCGACGCCGAGCACGCCAGGGAGAATGTGAAGCGGATCGAGAAGATCGCGGCAGACGGCGACGATCGGAAGACCCGTGACCTGGCGCCCGTACTCCTCCGCCAACTGGCCGTCGCGCAGACGGCCGTCGGGGATGTCGACGGCGCCTTCGCCACGGTGGATCGGGCGGCGAAAAGCGACACTCGCCTTACGGAAAGTCGAGGGCTGTTGCTTCCCGTGATCGCCTATGAGGCCATGAGTCTCGATCCCCGCGACGCGCGTCGCGTGTTCGATCGTCTGACGAAGGAGATCGAGAAATCGAAAACCTTGGAAGTGAAGCAGGCGATTCAGTACGCGCTGGTCGGGCTGCTGGCCACGCTGGGGGACGTCGCGGAGGCTCGACGGTTCGCCCGGGAAGCCGCGGCGGCCTGGGGCGGCGGCCCGGACGCGGTGGCCCGAACGGAATTTGGACTGCTGGAGAGAATCGCTTACGCGCAGCAAGGAAGGGACGATCCGGCGGCCTCGCGAGAATCGTTTCGGCTGGCGTTCGAGGTGATCAAAGGTCAGTCCAGGACCTTGGAGGGGGCCAACAACTGCCGGCAGATCGCCGCGCAATTGGCCTACGCGGGTGATCTGGACGGTGCATTGCGGATCGTGGAGTCACTCGAACCCGGTCAAGAAAAGGGCATGGTTTACCCGCTGGCGGCCTGGAAGCTCGCCCTGGAAGGTAAGACGGATCGAGCCTCGGAGTTGCTTCGCAAGGCCAGAGAGGACCTTCAAGCCAACTGGAAAGAACTCCCCGACGACAGATCCAGGGCGGTGGCGTTCGACCCGACGAAAGCCATCGACGCCCTGACGCAGACGGCCGCGGTCCTTGCGCTGGCGGGCGAGGTCGAGCCCGCGCTGCAGGCAGCCCGACAGATACCAAGCGACGACTTGAGAGGAAGGGCGCTGGCCGGGGTGGTCCAGTCGCGCGCCCAGGCCGGTGACCTCCGCGAGGCCCTGAAGCTGGCCAGGGGCTTCGACTCGCCCGACGACCGCCGGCGGGCCCTCGAACACCTGGCGATGGGGCTCGCCGGGCGGATCGGCGCCGAGGAGCAGCTCAAGACGCCGGACGGCGTCAAACCGAAGGAGGTTCGGTAG